In the genome of Hymenobacter taeanensis, one region contains:
- a CDS encoding arginine decarboxylase: protein MDTYHDLISQTFDFPTQEFQVEQNELRFHDIDLMALVEKHGTPLRLTYLPKISSQIQRAKEWFRVGIEKIGYQGKYSYAYCTKASHFSFVVEEALKNNVHIETSSWFDMSIIRAMHAKGKVSKDTFIICNGFKPEEYKYEITRLINDGFVNCMPILDSPNEVEYYHDNVREKCNVGMRLASDEEPRFQFYTSRLGIRYADAIPLYEQKIKDDPRFELTMLHYFINTGIKDTSYYWSELSRFVHQYCALRKVCPTLKTIDIGGGLPIQTSIQKEYDYQYMVEEVLRTIQRICQEEGVPEPDIFTEFGIFTVGESGATIYSILDEKLQNDKELWYMIDGSFITNLPDTWALNQRFIMLALNGWNKQYKKIQLGGLTCDSQDYYNAEKHIYQVFLPERKPAKDDKPLYVGFFHTGAYQESLSGYGGIKHCLIPAPKMVILDRDENGNLTDRVFAEEQTSDSMMRILGYSA from the coding sequence ATGGATACTTATCACGACCTGATTTCCCAAACCTTTGATTTTCCTACCCAGGAGTTTCAGGTGGAGCAGAACGAGCTCCGCTTCCACGACATCGACCTGATGGCGCTGGTGGAGAAACACGGTACTCCCCTCCGCCTCACCTATCTGCCCAAGATCAGCAGCCAGATTCAGCGGGCCAAGGAGTGGTTCCGGGTGGGCATCGAGAAAATCGGCTACCAGGGCAAATACTCCTATGCCTACTGCACCAAGGCGTCTCACTTCAGCTTTGTAGTGGAAGAAGCCCTAAAGAACAATGTGCACATCGAAACCTCCTCGTGGTTTGATATGAGTATCATCCGGGCCATGCATGCCAAAGGCAAGGTGAGCAAGGACACGTTCATTATTTGTAACGGCTTTAAGCCGGAAGAATACAAATACGAAATTACGCGCCTCATTAACGATGGCTTCGTGAATTGCATGCCCATTCTGGACTCGCCCAACGAGGTAGAGTACTACCACGACAACGTGCGGGAGAAGTGCAACGTGGGGATGCGCCTGGCCTCTGATGAGGAGCCGCGCTTCCAGTTCTACACCTCGCGCCTGGGCATCCGCTACGCCGACGCCATTCCGCTCTATGAGCAGAAGATCAAGGACGACCCGCGCTTCGAGCTCACGATGCTGCACTACTTCATCAACACGGGTATCAAGGACACGTCCTACTACTGGTCGGAGTTGAGCCGTTTTGTGCACCAATACTGCGCCCTACGCAAGGTGTGCCCCACGCTAAAGACCATCGACATCGGGGGTGGCCTACCCATCCAGACGTCTATTCAGAAGGAGTACGACTACCAGTACATGGTGGAGGAGGTGCTGCGCACCATTCAGCGCATCTGCCAGGAAGAAGGCGTACCGGAGCCAGATATCTTCACCGAGTTTGGCATTTTCACGGTGGGTGAGTCGGGGGCTACCATCTACTCTATTCTGGATGAGAAGCTGCAGAACGATAAGGAGCTGTGGTACATGATTGATGGCTCCTTCATCACGAACCTGCCCGATACCTGGGCCCTGAACCAGCGCTTTATTATGCTGGCGCTGAATGGCTGGAACAAACAGTACAAAAAAATTCAGCTGGGTGGCCTCACCTGCGACTCGCAGGATTACTACAACGCCGAGAAGCACATCTATCAGGTGTTCTTGCCGGAGCGCAAGCCCGCCAAGGATGATAAACCCCTGTATGTGGGCTTCTTCCACACCGGCGCCTATCAGGAAAGCCTCTCTGGCTACGGCGGGATCAAGCACTGCCTGATTCCGGCCCCGAAAATGGTAATCCTCGACCGTGATGAGAATGGCAACCTCACCGACCGGGTGTTTGCCGAAGAGCAAACCAGCGACTCTATGATGCGTATTCTGGGGTATAGCGCCTAA